GTGTGGGCGGGGCCGCGCTTCGGCTTACTTCGGAGGTGGTCGGGATCAGGCGGGGTGGGAGGTGTCAGAGACCAGCAGGGTGTGGGCGGGGCCGCGCTTCGGCTTACTTCGGAGGTGGTCGGGATAAGGCGGGGTGGGAGGTGTCAGAGACCAGCAGGGTGTGGGCGGGGCCGCGCGCTTCGGCTTACTTCGGAGGTGGTCGGGATCAGGCGGGGTGGGAGGTGTCAGAGGCTAGCAGGGTGTGGGCGGGGCCGGGTCCTTGGGCTTGTTTCGGATCCCTGAATATATTTCATGTCCCCGCCAAATGCCGGTGAGGCCAAAAGTGTTGGCTTGACTTAGGAAATAATCGGGTGTGAGTGGACTTGGTTTAATAACGGAGGAGGAAGGCGACAGGCGAGATCATCCGTAACGGGGCGGGGCCTCCGTGACTCGTGGGCGTGGGGGTGGAGTCAAGAGCGATGACCCCCCGCAAGGTCCCACGTTCAGAGACCCAGGGGCAGTGCGAGCTCCCCGCAGGTTTTCTGCCTTGCTGACGCGACGGGGTGACGGAGGACGCCCTACGTCGAGCCTGCTCCGCCTCCGCCGAGAGTGTGGGCCCGGCGCTGACTTGACTGCCGCTGCCCGGGGACAGTGCGGCAGGCCGAAGGGGAGCCGAGGCGTCTGCGGCGCCCGCCCAGAGCGCGACTGAGGGCTCCATCGCGTGCGCGAGCTCCCGAAACTGGGTAGGGAGGGCGCGGGGCCGCAGCCGGAGGACTGGCGGGGAGCTGGCTGGGCCCGAACGCCCAACCTCTTGCGACTCGGAAGGGGTGGCGGATTCGCCCGAGCCGGGGATCACCCTCCGGAGGGCTGGAACGCTTGTGTCCGGGGTGGGCAGGGCCCCCCGGTGGGGCCCCGAGCCGAGGATGCTGGAACCTCGAACGGCTTTGCGCAACCCAGGGACTGGGTTTCTCTTGCAGCCGGGCCGAGCGAATGGGCGGGAAAGGCGAACCTCGGGGTTCACCCGAAGTGGGAGGGGCCGGGCTCCCCGTCTCCTAGGAGAGGGTGGGGCTTGCCTGAGCAGACCGCCGCTCCACGTCCAGGTCCCGAGGCTTGACGGACACGCCCGAAGGAAGACACGCACTCTTGCGGAAAAGGGCGGTGCGACCGCCGTGGCGGCGGGAGGTCTCCCCGAGGAGACGTGATGCGGGGGCACGCACCGGCAGAGACGATGGCCACCGGGCGCTGAGGGGGAGCGGAGCGGTGGGACCTGCCCGCCAGGCGTGGTCTCTGCACGGTCCTTCCGGGCGGGGCTCGGCCCCGGGGGCGCGCAGGTGGCaaccccggccccgccccgctcGGGATCAGGGGCGGGGCCTCGCTTGCACTGGGGCGTTGGAGGGCTTCGGTCGGGTCCGCGGGGCTGCTTGGGTGACCGCGTCGCCGCCTCCTACCCTGCAGGAGGATGCTGGTGGTGGAGGTCGCTAATGGCCGCTCGCTGGTGTGGGGAGCTGAGGCGGTGCAGGCGCTGCGGGAGCGCTTGGGAGTCGGGGGCCGCACGGTGGGCGCCCTGCCCCGCGGGCCCCGCCAGAACTCGCGCCTGGGCCTCCCGCTCCTGCTGTTGCCCGAAGAGGCCCGGCTCCTGGCCGAGATAGGCGCCGTGACGCTGGTCAGCGCCCCGCGTCCGGATCCCCGCAGCCATGGCCTGGTAAGAGGCGAAAGGCCCTTGTGGTGGGAATGCCTGGGAGGGCCTGGTCTGGAAAGGCGCTCTTGGAAGGTTGTTAGCAGGGTCGGAATTCCCGTCTTCCTAAGGGATCGCAGGCAGTGTGTGCCCTGGGGTTCCAGCTAAGTTTGCTTCTCAGGCCCTAGCATCGTTCAAACGCCAGCAAGAGCAGAGTTTCCAGGAGCAGAGCACTTTGGCCGCCGAGGCCCGTGAGACCCGGCGCCAGGAGCTCCAAGAGAAGATCGAAGAGGGCCAGGCCGCCAAGAAGCAGAAGCTGGAACAGGATTCAGGGGCGGAAGAAGGCCAAGAAGCCGGTGGAAGCGAAGCTACCCAAGCTAGTGAGACAAGTGATGATGGCCAGGCTTCTGCGGAGCAGGAGGGAGCAGGTGAGAATAGGGTTCGGAGTTCAGATttggggcaggagggaaggaagcTTTGGGGGATtttagttgggtttttttgggaatgaggagaccttgccttgtgcATTCAGTAAATTCTTCTCTGCACCTCCCCCAGACTCCTCATCTCCCCAACCAGGGCCTTCAAACGGGGTGACCCCCTTGCCCAGGTCAGCCCTGCTCATCCAGCTGGCCACTGCCAGGCCTCGGCCTGTGAAGGCTAAGCCTCTGGACTGGCGTGTGCAGTCCAAAGACTGGCCCCACGCTGGCCGTCCTGCCCACGAGCTGCGCTACAGCATCTACCGTGACCTCTGGGAGAGAGGCTTCTTCCTCAGCGCAGCTGGGAAGTTTGGCGGCGACTTCCTGGTCTATCCCGGTGAGTTGAGGTTGGGGCTCTAGTGGCCGTCCCTTTCCTGATGGTCTTTGTCCTGCATTTTTCTCTCTTGTGTCACCTCTACGCCCTAGGGACACAGAAAAGTACAGCAAATAATGTGAGAGTTCTCCTGAGCTCCTGGAGGGTAGTTTAAtaacttgttttgtttgagacagggtctcattatgtcgCCAGGCGAGCTTGGAATTTGCTCTGCTGCACAGGCTAGCCTTGGAATGCAAAGTCTTCctttctctacttcccaagtgttgggattacaggcttatgTCACAACAGCTGGCTTGGTTTAGTAACTTTCCATAAGTTCTCTGTGTGATCTAGAAGATTGGCTTAGAAATGCTTGCAAGTGTTCACAGGACATAGGAGCACATTTGCTGCAGGATTCTTTATAGGTTTGAAAGATTAAAAGCAGCAAAGTCACTAATAGGTTGGAAACAAAACATAGCAGTTAAGCCAGAGAGGTGGTctcttcctttaatcccagcactggggaggcagaggtacgTGTATCTCTGAGTTCCGGGCCATCCAGGAGGCATAGAGACAGTCTCAGaacaacagcaagaaaaacaacaacaacgaaacaGTTGTCTGAGAAACACAGGCGTGATTATCGAAGAATTGAAGTGTAGGATTGTAGCTGGGTATGGCGGTACATGCCTCTAATAAGCGGAGGCATAGTGTAGGATTGTAGCTGGGTATGGCGGTACATGCCTCTAATGATAAGCGGAGGCACAGTGTAGGATTGTAGCTGGGTATGGGGGTACATGCCTCTAATGACAAGCGGAGGCATAGTGTAGGATTGTAGCTGGGTATGGCGGTACATGCCTCTAATGATAAGTGGAGGCACaaccagtttgaggctagctttggCTACATGATACCCcatctcaacaaagaaaaaaaaaagggtatgaTGGCcatacctataatcttagcacttgagagtctgagacaggaggattgccacaagtttgagaccgatataggctacatagtgagttcaggcgAGCCAGGGCTGGGTATCAAGACCgtgtctgaaaaaagaaaaaaaaaaaaaaaaaaaaacacagggttGCCAGGTggcggcagcacacacctttaaccccagcactcaagaggcagaggcaggtagtagatcttctgagttcaaagccatcctggtctacagaacgagttccaggacagtcagagctacatagagaaaccctgtctcgaaaaaaaaaaaaaggtagggtcATGTATGTGAAA
The nucleotide sequence above comes from Peromyscus maniculatus bairdii isolate BWxNUB_F1_BW_parent chromosome 1, HU_Pman_BW_mat_3.1, whole genome shotgun sequence. Encoded proteins:
- the Tsen34 gene encoding tRNA-splicing endonuclease subunit Sen34, with protein sequence MLVVEVANGRSLVWGAEAVQALRERLGVGGRTVGALPRGPRQNSRLGLPLLLLPEEARLLAEIGAVTLVSAPRPDPRSHGLALASFKRQQEQSFQEQSTLAAEARETRRQELQEKIEEGQAAKKQKLEQDSGAEEGQEAGGSEATQASETSDDGQASAEQEGADSSSPQPGPSNGVTPLPRSALLIQLATARPRPVKAKPLDWRVQSKDWPHAGRPAHELRYSIYRDLWERGFFLSAAGKFGGDFLVYPGDPLRFHAHYIAQCWAAEDPIPLQDLVSAGRLGTSVRKTLLLCSPQPDGKVVYTSLQWASLQ